A window of the Chloroflexi bacterium ADurb.Bin180 genome harbors these coding sequences:
- a CDS encoding Double zinc ribbon, with product MRCKSCGAQVKPGLGVCSECGATLGHVHVLGHRVRCRCCQKRVPSGVKICPYCGAPLRSTLRNVIRFLVVLLILEVLVYVGKYYVPWTSLRALLGLVRKPEVTFLATPTFTSTRTATITVTSTPTPTRTPTVTPEPPTDTPVPPTVTNTRRPAPTATPKPKFPAPRLRSPDDGTEFRGSDAQIALQWEPVGALAEDEWYAVSVTFTAGGVIQYDGIWTKDSSWLLPAGLYMRAGESERGFNWQVTVMKQTGAKADGGREGTVVSPASTRRTFFWY from the coding sequence ATGCGTTGCAAGTCCTGCGGTGCACAAGTCAAGCCAGGATTGGGTGTGTGCTCTGAGTGCGGCGCTACCCTGGGGCACGTCCACGTGCTGGGCCACCGGGTGCGCTGCCGCTGCTGCCAGAAGCGGGTGCCTTCCGGGGTCAAGATCTGTCCCTATTGTGGCGCTCCGCTTCGCTCCACCCTGCGCAATGTCATTCGTTTCCTGGTGGTGCTGCTGATCCTGGAGGTTCTGGTCTATGTGGGCAAGTACTATGTGCCCTGGACCTCGCTGCGAGCGCTGTTGGGATTGGTACGCAAGCCAGAGGTGACTTTCCTCGCAACGCCGACCTTCACCAGCACGCGCACGGCCACCATCACTGTGACCAGCACGCCGACGCCCACCAGAACACCGACTGTCACGCCAGAACCGCCTACCGACACGCCAGTTCCGCCCACGGTCACCAACACCAGGCGGCCGGCGCCGACAGCTACCCCCAAACCCAAGTTCCCGGCGCCCCGGTTGAGGTCGCCTGACGATGGAACAGAGTTCCGGGGCAGCGATGCTCAGATTGCACTGCAGTGGGAACCGGTCGGTGCGCTGGCCGAGGATGAGTGGTACGCGGTGTCCGTCACTTTTACGGCGGGTGGCGTCATCCAGTACGACGGCATCTGGACGAAGGACAGCTCGTGGCTCCTGCCCGCGGGGCTGTACATGAGGGCTGGTGAAAGCGAACGAGGCTTTAACTGGCAGGTGACAGTCATGAAGCAGACCGGTGCAAAGGCAGATGGCGGCCGCGAAGGCACGGTGGTGAGCCCGGCCAGCACGCGACGCACCTTTTTCTGGTACTAG
- a CDS encoding putative lyase, producing the protein MTLDNECMTFSEVMAQLKAGAVSLSSPMLYALTAPASKDVKQFAVEWPGLPVEQRLKIISILAEQAEANYELDFNALFRVAMVDPDGQVRTVAIEGLWEDEEPALVRPLVQVLKNDPVLSARAAAAASLGRFVLLLDLEELDERYSELVHRALAEAADDPKEDLEVRRRAVESIAYWDDPSVADIIGEAYQSADEPMRLSAIFAMGRSADPSWADTICAELASRNPAMRYEAARAAGELALKAALPELIKLTADRDREVQLAAVAALGQVGGQRARQVLERCLRSTDEALNLAAEDALAELALGRQPLDLMVVDGDADLDDEQQEPDDEDDGDD; encoded by the coding sequence ATGACCCTCGACAACGAATGTATGACCTTCTCTGAGGTGATGGCGCAGCTCAAAGCGGGAGCTGTGTCGCTCTCGAGCCCGATGCTGTACGCCCTGACCGCACCGGCGAGCAAGGACGTGAAACAGTTTGCTGTGGAGTGGCCTGGCCTGCCGGTCGAGCAGCGACTCAAGATCATCAGCATCCTGGCCGAACAGGCCGAGGCCAACTATGAGCTGGATTTCAACGCCCTCTTCAGGGTGGCTATGGTCGATCCGGACGGCCAGGTGCGCACCGTGGCCATTGAAGGGCTGTGGGAAGACGAGGAACCGGCCCTGGTGCGCCCTCTAGTGCAGGTGCTCAAGAACGACCCGGTACTGTCTGCTCGAGCCGCGGCAGCCGCGTCGCTCGGACGGTTCGTGCTCCTGCTCGACCTGGAGGAGCTGGACGAGCGCTACTCCGAGCTCGTCCACAGAGCCCTGGCGGAGGCGGCGGATGATCCAAAGGAAGATCTGGAGGTGCGGCGGAGGGCGGTGGAGTCAATCGCCTACTGGGACGACCCGTCTGTAGCCGACATTATCGGCGAGGCCTACCAGTCCGCCGATGAGCCGATGCGCCTCAGTGCCATCTTTGCCATGGGACGTAGCGCCGATCCCTCGTGGGCCGACACGATCTGTGCCGAGCTGGCCAGCCGGAATCCGGCGATGCGCTATGAAGCGGCACGCGCTGCGGGAGAGCTGGCGCTCAAGGCGGCGCTGCCGGAACTGATCAAGCTGACGGCAGACCGCGACCGAGAGGTTCAGCTCGCAGCAGTCGCTGCACTCGGCCAGGTCGGTGGACAGCGGGCCAGGCAGGTTCTGGAGCGCTGCCTCCGCAGCACCGACGAAGCGCTGAACCTGGCTGCAGAAGACGCACTGGCCGAGCTGGCCCTCGGACGCCAGCCGCTCGACCTGATGGTCGTCGACGGCGACGCGGACCTGGATGACGAGCAGCAGGAGCCAGACGACGAGGACGATGGGGACGACTAG